The Candidatus Caccoplasma merdavium genome has a segment encoding these proteins:
- the ruvC gene encoding crossover junction endodeoxyribonuclease RuvC, whose amino-acid sequence MPAKTTIPQERIILGIDPGTTIMGYGVLRVRNNTPELLTMGVLQLGKMGDHYLKLKRIFERVLGLIEQYHPDEMAIEAPFFGKNVQSMLKLGRAQGIAMAAALYRDIPITEYAPLKIKMAITGNGSAAKEQVADMLRRILHIPEENMLPQLDATDGLAAALCHFYQTNRPSCEKAYKSWKDFINQHPSRVVGETAPRRSTRHSSTPNGNEAE is encoded by the coding sequence ATGCCGGCAAAAACGACCATACCCCAGGAACGCATCATTCTCGGCATCGACCCAGGAACCACCATCATGGGATATGGCGTGCTGCGTGTACGCAACAACACACCCGAATTGCTCACGATGGGTGTTCTGCAACTGGGGAAAATGGGCGACCACTACCTGAAATTGAAACGCATCTTCGAGCGGGTATTGGGACTTATCGAGCAATACCACCCCGACGAGATGGCCATCGAAGCCCCGTTTTTCGGGAAAAACGTCCAGTCGATGCTCAAACTGGGACGGGCTCAGGGCATCGCCATGGCGGCGGCCTTATACCGGGACATTCCCATCACCGAATATGCTCCGTTGAAAATAAAAATGGCCATCACCGGCAACGGAAGTGCCGCCAAGGAACAGGTCGCCGACATGTTGCGCCGCATCTTGCATATTCCCGAGGAAAACATGCTGCCCCAACTCGACGCGACCGACGGGTTGGCTGCGGCTCTATGTCACTTCTACCAGACCAACCGCCCCTCTTGTGAGAAAGCCTACAAGAGCTGGAAAGACTTCATCAACCAACACCCTTCGCGCGTAGTCGGCGAAACGGCCCCCCGACGAAGCACCCGACACTCCTCCACCCCCAACGGCAACGAGGCCGAATAA
- a CDS encoding DUF4286 family protein, giving the protein MYIFNTTYHIENRIKESFLDWLREVYIPSAMRRDELSEPQLCRVIAGEETDGENFSLQFHVADPDRLETWYNEIGADLDLAIREKYGDRVLGFNTLLEILD; this is encoded by the coding sequence ATGTATATATTCAATACAACTTACCACATCGAAAACCGTATAAAAGAATCGTTTCTCGACTGGTTGCGTGAAGTATATATCCCCTCGGCCATGCGTCGCGACGAATTGAGCGAACCGCAATTATGCCGGGTCATCGCGGGAGAAGAAACCGATGGCGAAAATTTCTCCCTCCAATTTCACGTCGCAGACCCCGACCGGCTCGAAACCTGGTACAATGAGATAGGAGCCGACCTCGACTTGGCCATTCGCGAAAAATATGGCGACCGGGTATTAGGTTTCAATACCCTCCTCGAAATTCTCGATTGA
- a CDS encoding YfhO family protein — MYQHFLKPILPHLYAIIVFVAISVAYFSPEIFENKTILGHDSRQGTSQEITEYGAQTGKTIRWTNSMFSGMPTYQIAPSYESSSFINALSRVYSLFLPAPVSYVFILMLGFYILLCVMGARSDIAILGAIGYAFSSYFFIIIMAGHIWKVLALAYIPPTIAGMVLIYRERYLAGGLVMALFLMFQIKSNHIQMTYYSCFIMGAYALWVLSESIRMHKLADFAKATGVCVAALLLAVSVNLSNLYHTWEYSQESMRGKSELVDADAANQTANGLDRDYMTQWSYGIGETWSLLIPDVKGGATAPIGREEAQAAPAQYRQIIAQQNHYWGDQPFTSGPVYVGAFFMTLFVLSFFLLPGRLKWYLLGALLITVFLSWGKNMMWFTDLFADYFPMYSKFRSVSSILVVAELIIPLMAALAVVEIVKNPAVLKEKKKALYISFGLTGGIALLFALAPNLFFNFLSEQESQNFLPQAAQDRQIAVFVGALEEVRMHIFSSDAWRSVIIIAIGGLLIYLFARKTLNQNLFVIGLILLCLGDMWSVDKRYLNSEQFIPKRSTQDFAAFYPQSPADRAILQDKDPHYRVFNLTTNTFNDGATSFYHKSIGGYHAAKLGRYQELIERQISTGNEEVLNMLNAKYYIVPGENRQPQAIPNPEALGNGWFVDEIKWVKNANEEMSALDHFDPEKTAVVDERFASVFEGKNVVPDSTAQVKLTSYHPEELHYTVTSRQGGVVVFSEIFYPHGWKASVDGIETAIARADYVLRAIYVPAGTHEVVMTFHPTSIKTTETIAWCGFGLFALIIAWNLIVAYRKKKATLAVK, encoded by the coding sequence CATGCCCACTTATCAGATTGCCCCTTCCTATGAAAGCAGCTCTTTCATCAATGCATTGAGCCGCGTCTACTCGCTCTTCCTGCCCGCACCGGTGTCGTATGTGTTTATCCTGATGCTCGGTTTCTATATTCTCCTGTGTGTCATGGGGGCAAGAAGCGACATCGCCATACTGGGAGCCATCGGATATGCGTTCTCGTCATATTTCTTTATCATCATCATGGCCGGTCACATCTGGAAAGTTCTGGCCTTGGCCTATATCCCGCCGACCATTGCGGGCATGGTTCTCATCTATCGGGAACGGTATTTGGCGGGCGGACTGGTCATGGCCCTGTTCCTCATGTTCCAAATCAAGTCGAACCACATACAGATGACCTACTACTCCTGCTTCATCATGGGGGCTTATGCCCTGTGGGTACTGAGCGAGAGTATCCGCATGCACAAACTGGCCGACTTCGCCAAAGCTACCGGCGTGTGTGTTGCGGCTTTGTTGCTGGCCGTGTCGGTCAACCTGTCGAATCTCTACCATACCTGGGAATACAGCCAGGAAAGCATGCGGGGCAAATCGGAACTGGTCGATGCCGATGCCGCCAACCAGACTGCCAACGGACTCGACCGTGACTACATGACGCAGTGGAGCTATGGCATAGGCGAGACATGGAGCCTGCTCATTCCCGATGTCAAAGGGGGCGCAACGGCCCCCATCGGCAGAGAAGAGGCACAAGCGGCACCGGCCCAATACCGTCAAATCATTGCCCAGCAGAACCATTATTGGGGCGACCAGCCGTTTACCTCGGGGCCGGTCTATGTGGGAGCCTTTTTCATGACCCTGTTCGTCCTCTCCTTCTTCCTGCTGCCGGGACGACTCAAATGGTACCTGCTCGGAGCTTTACTCATCACGGTCTTTCTCTCTTGGGGAAAGAACATGATGTGGTTTACCGACCTCTTTGCCGACTACTTCCCGATGTACTCCAAATTCCGTTCGGTATCTTCGATTCTCGTCGTCGCCGAGTTGATAATCCCCCTGATGGCCGCCTTGGCCGTGGTGGAAATCGTCAAGAATCCCGCTGTTCTGAAAGAGAAAAAGAAGGCGCTCTATATCTCATTCGGCCTCACCGGGGGCATCGCCCTGCTCTTTGCCTTGGCGCCCAACCTGTTCTTCAATTTTCTAAGTGAACAAGAGAGTCAAAATTTCCTGCCACAGGCTGCGCAAGACCGTCAAATCGCTGTCTTCGTCGGAGCATTGGAAGAGGTGCGCATGCACATTTTCAGCAGCGACGCCTGGCGCTCGGTCATCATCATCGCCATCGGGGGTCTCCTCATCTACCTCTTTGCCCGCAAGACTCTCAACCAGAACCTCTTCGTCATCGGTTTGATTCTGCTCTGCCTCGGCGACATGTGGTCGGTCGACAAGCGCTATCTCAATAGCGAACAGTTCATTCCGAAACGCAGCACCCAAGACTTCGCAGCCTTCTACCCCCAAAGCCCGGCCGACCGAGCTATTTTGCAGGATAAAGACCCGCACTATCGAGTCTTCAATCTGACCACCAACACATTCAACGACGGAGCCACCTCATTCTACCACAAATCCATCGGCGGATACCATGCCGCCAAACTGGGCCGTTACCAAGAACTTATCGAACGGCAGATAAGCACGGGCAATGAAGAGGTACTCAACATGCTGAATGCCAAATATTACATTGTTCCCGGCGAAAACCGTCAGCCGCAAGCCATACCCAATCCCGAGGCTTTGGGCAACGGTTGGTTTGTCGATGAAATCAAATGGGTGAAGAACGCCAACGAAGAGATGTCGGCTCTCGACCACTTCGACCCGGAGAAAACCGCCGTCGTCGATGAACGATTCGCCTCGGTCTTTGAAGGCAAAAACGTCGTGCCCGACAGCACCGCACAAGTGAAACTCACCTCATACCACCCCGAAGAGCTCCACTACACCGTCACTTCCCGACAAGGCGGCGTAGTCGTCTTCTCGGAGATATTCTATCCCCACGGCTGGAAAGCCTCCGTGGACGGCATCGAGACCGCAATCGCTCGCGCCGATTATGTATTGAGAGCCATTTATGTCCCCGCCGGCACCCATGAAGTGGTCATGACGTTCCACCCGACATCAATCAAAACGACCGAGACCATCGCATGGTGCGGATTCGGCCTATTCGCCCTCATCATCGCATGGAACCTCATCGTGGCATATCGCAAGAAAAAAGCCACACTGGCGGTCAAATAA